One stretch of Scyliorhinus canicula chromosome 7, sScyCan1.1, whole genome shotgun sequence DNA includes these proteins:
- the LOC119969410 gene encoding uncharacterized protein LOC119969410 → MNHFPLQDSMEYPGQQWKQWGDYYPEIYSQSFYEGYSLNTVLGNHADYFHHQNFFNHPTMTLSRRSQNVLLNREGSSSHIIPHQQLENYQQTNQLQRTGFPDATFSSVPRVIVTSRPGLPPYGANNEGVKQNEAPKMCILALAMMIAGIPTVPVPRVKAEDMMVAAQKFRADNPNLSGDIDEMLKDRRERKGVFTVDHVFPSNSADERINWKRTRDSTIRYPQINVLVLESDDRVDAKKHKSNDLMLI, encoded by the coding sequence ATGAATCACTTTCCGCTACAAGACAGTATGGAATATCCAGGACAACAGTGGAAGCAGTGGGGAGATTATTATCCAGAGATATACTCCCAGAGCTTTTATGAAGGATATTCATTAAACACTGTACTCGGTAATCATGCAGATTATTTTCACCATCAGAATTTTTTCAACCACCCAACTATGACACTGAGCAGGAGATCACAGAATGTACTTCTAAACCGTGAAGGATCTTCGTCTCACATAATTCCACACCAGCAGCTTGAAAATTATCAACAAACCAACCAATTACAAAGAACAGGATTTCCTGATGCAACTTTCTCGTCTGTCCCTCGAGTGATTGTCACATCTCGACCTGGCCTGCCTCCTTATGGAGCTAATAATGAAGGAGTAAAGCAAAATGAAGCACCCAAAATGTGCATTCTTGCTCTTGCTATGATGATAGCTGGCATCCCTACAGTCCCTGTACCCAGAGTAAAAGCAGAGGACATGATGGTGGCAGCACAAAAATTTAGAGCGGACAACCCAAACCTCAGTGGAGATATAGATGAAATGCTAAAGGACAGAAGAGAAAGGAAAGGGGTCTTTACTGTGGATCATGTTTTCCCCAGTAACAGTGCGGATGAAAGAATCAACTGGAAGAGAACGAGAGATAGTACAATTCGTTACCCTCAAATAAATGTCCTGGTATTAGAGAGTGATGATCGGGTAGATGCAAAGAAACACAAATCAAATGATTTGATGCTCATATGA